The window TGCACGGTGGTGTAACATGTTGTGTATTCCAATGCTACCTCCAGCTGTTAAGTGAGATGTTCCGAAGTTTATGTTTGTCTTAACTATATATGAGGCTCCATTCCAGATTTCACTTCAGTTCATGAAGTAATCATCTATAAAGACACTTAAATGTTTTGTTGGGTGCATCTTTTACTTGTTTGTTTATTCCGTGCTCTCTTTGTAGTTTAGTCTGCCTTTAGctggtttttttctttttctggagTTGATTTTGAATAAATTATGTTGGATGTAATTTTTGGGATAGACATCTAGTTGACCAATCCTGAATTGAGCTGTAGTAGGTAACATTGTAAAAGAAATCTCCTTTTTGGTTGGTTTATTCTGCAGTGAGTAGTGACCCACCTTGTTCGGTATTCAGCCGTACATTGTGCCTCTTCTTTTATAAAAATTGATGTTGTTCTCGTTTAAGACGAAATATTTTCAAAGAATGCTCTGGCTTGAGGATCTTGTTTTAGCTTATTTTATATATACCTCTTCTTTTCGCATTTCTCCTCTCGTTTGAATTCCTTCCGACGTCTATACGATCAAATTAAGAGGAAATTTGGTCAAATTTGTCCATGTACTTTTTGAGATTGAGCAACTTTGTCATTTGTTAACTTTTGGTTTGCTACTGTACCTGGTTGTTAGGGGTAATCTTGTTTTTGCCTTCGATTCTGAAGGTATAATCTCAAATCATAATTAGCAGTGCGAGATAAAAATGGATCTTTTCTCTCAAAAAAAGTGGACATGGGGGTACTTATTTCATGTGCTAGCTCTGTTTATGACGAGCAAATATGAGATAGCTTGTTTAACGATCAATTTCTTATGGGATACAGATCCAACATGACTCATTTAAGGCTTAATTATTGGCTTCAAGCTGTCGAAAAACCATCAATGGTGAGTCTGACTCCCGTAATCAAATTCTTATCATTAAATGAGTTACTATTATTAATGTTATGAATGGATCAGAATCGTAGCAGTGTAAAATTGAACGATTTTGAATTGTATGAGAATGATCTTGGACCTTTTTCTAAATACAATGTTGATAACTCCCTAACTGCCTCGTTAAGAGTAGGATGAATCAGATTACTCAATAAAAATTGAACATGAGGAGCTTCTGGAGGACTTAGAGTTACGACCATCTTTAGGTAACCATGCTTTGTGATGGCTTGAATACTCGATGCAAATTTGAGATAATTTGATCTTAAAAGAGACCATTTTATGGAATACTATTAAGTTGAAGGGTCTGATAGTGTTAGAGAAAAGGATCAAACTTAGTAATTTGGGTTACTAAAGTAAAGTTCAAAATGGGAAAAGTGGGGGAGGACAAACGCAGACTGGGTTCTATCTGTTTGCAACTTTGCATAGGTACATGGatgattttattttttgttgGTAATAAAGAACATTTTAGTAACCAAAAGTAGGTAAATATGAACAAGATCAAAGAAAACACTGGCTCTTGCACAAAGTCTCAAGATTCCAGTAAGCACCAAGTAAAACCAGACACAGGCTAGAGGGTTAATCAAGGATAGCGGTAAGTGGATGATTTACTCTCGTTAATATAATCTCTTTAGTATATCTTGAGTTGTTTCTAAAATGAGATTGCAGTTGTCGCTTCCTTGGATTTGCTTCACCGATATGGTCATTGTTCCCTGGCCTAATGCCACGCAAAATTGAAGAGTAACTTCGGAGTCACATGTTCCAATTGAACATTGCAAGTACAATAATTGACAATTCAAGTACAAACTATGCCTACCATATTTTTTTGTCTTCCTATTTGGATCTTAACAGTAATGCGATTCATGTAGAATTGCTTTTTGGAGAGCAATGTTTGATAGAAGTTGTAACCAAAGTATAATTGTCATGTTGACCGACCTTTGAGAAATACTATCTCCATCGTTCTTGTAAATTAGGGGAATTATTGTACATCGCTGTCCTCTACGGTATTGATCAATCGAAATGAAAAAAACTACGAAAAGAAATTCATGATAACTTAGGAAGGACCTGTTGGATGTGTGTACaagcaaattttattttattttttaaaaagaaaggaATATCTTCAGTTAGattaagttcaaaaaaaaaaaaaaatcacagagAAAAAGAAATCAACTTCAATTATTTTCGGAAACAAACgttttgaatttttattttttttcataaaGGCATTAAGTAGTAGGTAGCACAGGATCTTCTTGGTTCTTTGTTATCATATGCAAACTatggtcgtttggtaggagggatAGGATGGGATTGATTATTAATCTAATGGGATTGGAATTAATCCTATGTTTGGTTGGCGGGATAACTTTTTTTATATCCCCTCCAATCCCATGTAGGTGGGATAAAAGGTGGGATAAGGTGGGATTAGTAATCTCACATAAAGGGTGGGATTAGTAATCTCATCTTATCCTACCCAATCCCATCtacatgggataacttatcctcTTACCAAACGACATAGTGAAAATAGTGACTATAGTTACAAGGAGACAATTATATCTCATACAGAGACATGAAGGAAAGTGGtgaaattttccaaataagagcTAGAGGAGAATATGGCAAATCAGACACATTTGGCTATTTGCCGTAGAAAAATTAGGAATGAAGCAATTATTGTAGGAAAATATAAGGCCCAAACAAAGAAGAAGAGACAGTAGAAACTGTAGAAGCAAAAGTCTTCTCTCCATCAATCTATTTTTCTGGTTGGGACATAAATCTTCAAAGGCATTGAGCAGTTTTGCTGAGGTTGTCAAAAAAACCGACACCCCGGCTTTCGTGGCATCaaaaatcatgattcatattttcaTAGCATGTCCAAACCTTAACCTCGCCAAACATCAAAATCATGCCAATCACAAGCCATCTTTTGTTTGGAGACATTATCAATTACAACAGCCTCATGAGTGTCATGACATTTCTAGATAATGATGATGTTTATAAATAAGGCAATAGTGCTCATAATATCCTAAAGTACTACTACCAAATAAGTACTCTATTAAATTTTATGTGTATAATATACTTTTTTTTAGTATTTATTAATCGAGGAAATAAATTCTCAAGTATTAAATAAAGATCTTATCACTTTCCACTCACAAAATACATTGTATTCACATATGTTGAATGACTGCAAGTTTCTGCTTGAGTCAACGGATTGACCACTAGTACACCACAACTATCGGCAGGGGCGGATCTATGTATatccgagggtgttcatccgaaccccctcagtcgaaaaattacactgtttatataaggccaaatttttattttatgtgtatatatttaatattgaACCCCCTCAAAACAAATGAAAGGCGCAGCTCAGTGGCGCAGGGGGTTCAGAGTTGCCCGTTACACGCGGGTTCGAACCCCACCAGCCTCACTTGCAATATTTTCCTGAACATTTTATTTCAGCTGTTCATTAGACAAAACGACGTAGTTTAGTAACGTtatatttaattaaaataaatggaCAAAACGACCTAGTTTTGTAGGGGACAAATCTAATTGGATTCAAATCAACAAACCAAatgttttctttctcttctcttccgTCAAAGTCACCTCACCTAAcacctttctttcctttttttttttttttgctcagttTTTTTTTGCTTAGTTTTTTTTGCTGATTTGTTTGCCTCCGCCACTGCTCTCTGGTCTCCGTTCATGGCTTCTTCGGTAAGTTCTTAGATCCCTcctttctccatttttttttatcttttctaaAATTCTATATATTTGCTTTATTGCGAGAATAAAATACTGGGtaattgggtatgttgttgttgttgttgttgttgttgttatttagaGTAACTTGACGTGGCACGGTCCCATTAATCGTCTATTCATTGTATCTTCACCTTCACCAGCCACGTCTCTAATATGTCTATATATAACCCACTAAATATCATTCATCAAAGACATACACAGCCTCTTTGTTTTCATTTCCATTGTTTGACAACTAGCTGATGCAGCAGAAAGGTAGAAACAATAACCGTAGATCCAGGAGCTTCTCTAGATCTCGTCTTGCCATTGAGGGTTTTTAGCTTCTCTATCTCTCCCATACCATAATTAAAATACTGGGtaattgggtatgttgttgttgttgttgttattttgtatatttgatataaattttAGCTCGATTGCTTCAAATTTGCCCCGAGTGACTGAGAATTGGTCAATTGCAAAATTTTCTCTCTTGCTTTTTAGATTATACCCATGGAATCTTGGAGATATGATAGTCAACTTTCAGATGCAATTTTTCAGTTGTAATTTTAATATAAATGAATATATCTCAGTGTTCTCACTAATCGCAGCAAAAAGACAAATTAGGACATAAATTAACTTACAAATGCCTTCTcttaacttcaaatatttttttttataacttaaACCAATTTGGGGCGGATCTATTTGTATTTGGATAACTTAAAGACTGTCTCATATTTTTTGTATTTGGAGATATGATAGTTGAAAATGTCTTGCTGtgtttaaattacttattttaggAAGAACAATTTATTCTAGGAAGAAGGAACTAAATGAGTAAAATTGTCTACATAATTGCTTATTTTTTTTAAGTTCTAacaaaattcttattttttacGATTCAGTCTCAACGTTCAGTGAAGAACTATTTTACGAAAGTACCGAAATCAAGTGTAGCTTCTTCTAGTCAACCTAACCAGGAAGCAAATGCCAACCATTCAGAAGTACCATTACCTTCTTCTCAGGTATTTGATTTGAGTACTTTAAATTATGATCCGGGTGAAAGAACCCCAATCTTGGACTATCATCCAAATCATCGTGATGTTATTAGAAGAGCATACCTTATTAATGGTCCTTGTCAACCTCGGTTGCTTCAGCATGAGTATCCTCAAACGAATATTTCTGGATCAATGCGCCGTTTTAATTCTGAATGGTTTGATGATGTATATCATGATTGGTTGGAGTATAGTGTTAGTAAAGATGCAGTCTATTGTTTGTATTGTTATCTATTTAAAGGCTACAACACCAATCAAGGTGGGGGTGAAATATTTTCAACTGTTGGGTTTAAGAGTTGGCAGAAAAAAAAGAATCTTGGAAAACATATTGGTCTACCGAACAGCCCACATAACCAGTCAAAAAAGAAATGTCAAGATTTATTGCGGGTACAACAGTCTATTCACTTGAGATGCAATTTAGTCAATTTAAGCATGCGTATTTGGTCCGCTTAAGTGCTTCCGTTGATGTAGTAAGACTTCTTATAACTCAAGGATTGGCATTTCGAGGTCATGATGAATCTAAATCATCACTTAGTAGGGgtaattttcttcaaattctctCATGGTATGCGAAAAAGTGTGATAATATTCGTGATTATGTACTGGAACATGCTCCTCAAAATGATCAAATGACTTCTCCAATGATTCAAAAAGATATTGTGAGTGCTTGTAAGATAGAAACAATTAAAGCTATTCTTGAGGAATTAAATGGTGACTACTTTTCTTTACTAGTTGATGAGTCTTTTGATGTATCACGCAAGGAGCAAATGGCTATTGTCTTACGATATATTGATAGAAATGGATTTGTGATGGAGCGGCTTCTTGACATTGTTCATGTTCAAGATACTAGTGCTTTATCTCTAAAGAGGGCAATTGTTAATTTACTTGCTCAACATTCCTTAAGTCTATCATATGTGCGTGGACAATGTTACGATGGGGCAAGCAATATGCAAGGTGAGATCAATGGCCTTAAAATGTTGATTAGGCAAGAAAGTAGATCAGCCCATTCCATTCATTGTTTTgctcatcaacttcaactaaCTCTTGTTGCGGTCTCGAAAAAATGTATTGAAGTGGGAAAACTTGTAGTGCTGGTTTCAAATATTTTGAATGTATTGGGATCTTCTTTTAAGCGTATGGATGAATTTCGAGATTCTCAAAAACAAAGAATTCAAGAGGCACTAGATTTGGGTGAGCTTACAACCGGTAGTGGCTTGAATCAAGAACTTGGTCTTTCAAGAGCTTGTGATACGCGTTGGGGATCTCATTTTAAATCTTTCAACAATTTTATTCTTATGTTTGGCTCTATTCTTAATGTTCTTGAATCACTTGTTCTTGATGCACGATTATTGGATGAAAGAGCCAAGGCAATGGGATATCTTGAAGCTTGTCGAACATATGAGGTTGCGTTCATGTTGCATTTGATGAGTGATGTTTTAGCAATCACAAATGAGCTTAATAAATGCTTACAAAAAAAGGAGCAAGATTTGGCAAATGCCATGTTACTTGTTGAAGTAGCAAAAATAAGGTTGCAAGCATATAGGGATGAAGAATGGGATTCTCTTATTGCTAGGGTGTCTTTGTTTTGTATCAAGCATGAAATTTTGGTACCTAACTTTGAGGAGCCATATGTTAGCTCTTTAAGATCACGAAGGAGACTTGGTGACAATAAAGTCTCTCATCATTATCGTGTTGAGGTATTTTGCAATATTATTGATTGGCAACTTCAAGAACTTAAAGATCGTTTTGGCGAAGCGACGACTGATTTGCTTCATGGAATTTCTTGTTTGAATCCAATTGACTTGTTTTCAAGTTTTGATATCAGGAAAATAATGAAAATGGCTAAATTATATCCTGATGACTTTAATGAATTCAATATGGGTTCTCTTGAGAATCAACTTGCAAGTTACATTATTGATGTTCGTGATGTTGATGAAAGGTTCTACAATCTAAAAGGGCTTTGTGATCTTTCAAAAAAATTAGTTCAGACAAAGAAGCATTCAAATTATCCTCTTGTATTCCGCTTAGTGAAACTTGCTTTGCTTCTGCCGGTTGCCACTGCATCCGTTGAAAGAGCTTTTTCAGCAAT is drawn from Lycium barbarum isolate Lr01 chromosome 8, ASM1917538v2, whole genome shotgun sequence and contains these coding sequences:
- the LOC132606351 gene encoding uncharacterized protein LOC132606351 — its product is MSRFIAGTTVYSLEMQFSQFKHAYLVRLSASVDVVRLLITQGLAFRGHDESKSSLSRGNFLQILSWYAKKCDNIRDYVLEHAPQNDQMTSPMIQKDIVSACKIETIKAILEELNGDYFSLLVDESFDVSRKEQMAIVLRYIDRNGFVMERLLDIVHVQDTSALSLKRAIVNLLAQHSLSLSYVRGQCYDGASNMQGEINGLKMLIRQESRSAHSIHCFAHQLQLTLVAVSKKCIEVGKLVVLVSNILNVLGSSFKRMDEFRDSQKQRIQEALDLGELTTGSGLNQELGLSRACDTRWGSHFKSFNNFILMFGSILNVLESLVLDARLLDERAKAMGYLEACRTYEVAFMLHLMSDVLAITNELNKCLQKKEQDLANAMLLVEVAKIRLQAYRDEEWDSLIARVSLFCIKHEILVPNFEEPYVSSLRSRRRLGDNKVSHHYRVEVFCNIIDWQLQELKDRFGEATTDLLHGISCLNPIDLFSSFDIRKIMKMAKLYPDDFNEFNMGSLENQLASYIIDVRDVDERFYNLKGLCDLSKKLVQTKKHSNYPLVFRLVKLALLLPVATASVERAFSAMKFIKNDLRSQMSDDFFSGCLVPYLEKDVFDNVSNDAIIKTFQDMKPRRVQL